One stretch of Lacrimispora sphenoides DNA includes these proteins:
- a CDS encoding ABC transporter substrate-binding protein, with product MKKGFIRKQTMAIVVAALMAGGALAGCSSGSKEATAVATETTTAGTQTTSEKEGQVPSGDIKPCTIKFRYWADNTDYSQLMQDIIKKFNDENGKGITVVGEESPWDGGAYSENLFNAKMGGGDIDCATWKLTSTPLFVNNDLLADLTPKINSWDKKADIDDNIYDIMKEAGDMERIYVMPWNIQVLYVYYRPSIFKKAGIEVPKTYEEFLQAIEKCTMDTDGDGKTDVYGFGMRGAKGGQEPWGSFVYGRGGSLEDLTTPEAIQGMQDFIDIYKKGYVPPTATSDGFSEIIANFQSGLTAMTIHHTGSSKEMEKVFGEDVSAFAFPAGKGQWTSMGDTETVIFESCENKEAAFEWVSYLAAGEGQKMWCEGTGNVPVSKSIQETDFFQNNRFMKASIDGQKFAGIIPILDTTTEWISTLWPNTVSQALTGSTTAEECMKTLQAGLYQ from the coding sequence ATGAAAAAAGGTTTTATCAGAAAACAAACAATGGCAATTGTCGTGGCGGCTCTTATGGCCGGGGGAGCGCTGGCAGGCTGTTCTTCGGGCAGTAAAGAGGCCACGGCGGTAGCTACAGAGACCACAACAGCAGGTACACAGACCACATCGGAAAAGGAGGGACAGGTTCCTTCCGGGGATATAAAACCATGCACCATAAAATTTCGTTATTGGGCCGATAATACGGATTACTCCCAACTCATGCAGGATATTATCAAGAAGTTTAACGATGAAAACGGCAAAGGGATTACCGTCGTCGGAGAAGAAAGTCCGTGGGATGGAGGTGCATATTCAGAAAATCTGTTTAACGCTAAAATGGGAGGCGGAGATATTGACTGCGCCACATGGAAGCTTACCTCTACGCCATTATTTGTAAACAATGATCTGTTAGCTGATTTAACCCCAAAGATTAATTCCTGGGATAAAAAAGCTGATATTGATGATAACATTTATGACATTATGAAAGAGGCCGGAGACATGGAGCGAATCTATGTAATGCCATGGAATATCCAGGTCCTGTATGTATATTACAGGCCCTCTATCTTTAAAAAGGCAGGGATAGAGGTACCCAAGACCTATGAAGAATTCTTGCAGGCCATAGAAAAGTGTACGATGGATACGGACGGGGATGGAAAAACCGACGTATACGGATTTGGTATGAGAGGTGCAAAAGGTGGTCAGGAACCATGGGGGAGCTTTGTATATGGACGGGGCGGAAGCCTTGAGGACTTAACAACACCTGAGGCGATACAGGGCATGCAGGATTTTATTGATATTTATAAAAAAGGCTATGTGCCTCCGACAGCGACCAGTGACGGTTTCAGTGAGATTATTGCCAATTTCCAGTCTGGATTGACAGCTATGACTATTCATCATACAGGATCTAGCAAGGAAATGGAAAAGGTGTTCGGAGAAGATGTATCTGCATTTGCATTCCCGGCAGGTAAGGGTCAATGGACATCAATGGGAGATACGGAAACAGTGATATTTGAATCTTGTGAAAACAAAGAAGCAGCCTTTGAGTGGGTATCCTATCTGGCAGCAGGAGAAGGCCAGAAAATGTGGTGTGAAGGAACTGGAAATGTTCCGGTAAGTAAGAGTATCCAGGAGACTGATTTTTTCCAGAACAATCGCTTTATGAAAGCCTCCATTGATGGACAGAAGTTTGCAGGTATCATTCCGATTCTTGATACAACTACAGAATGGATTTCCACGCTGTGGCCCAATACCGTTTCTCAAGCACTGACCGGCAGCACAACTGCCGAAGAGTGCATGAAGACCTTACAGGCGGGATTATATCAATAA
- a CDS encoding FadR/GntR family transcriptional regulator translates to MRRSIDKMQNIDVLPMATAQKVKTMIIQREMKPGDRLPTEKELSEVFGVSRSTLREAMKYLRAENVVVIRQGSGTFVSAGTGIGEDPLGLHFTDQKYLIQNLFETRMLIEPQIAGLAVQRATPQDIKNLERLVAEMDQIQINSTSTAEMDVQFHTAVAECTHNEVLIRVVPIINESIRRSHVETHNDLESFKRAKRSHKGIYKAIADGNFMEAKFLAERHVWETLNDVREREEQK, encoded by the coding sequence ATGAGAAGGAGTATAGATAAGATGCAGAATATAGATGTTCTCCCCATGGCTACGGCTCAAAAGGTAAAAACCATGATTATCCAAAGGGAGATGAAGCCAGGAGACCGGTTGCCTACGGAAAAGGAACTGTCAGAGGTTTTTGGAGTCAGCCGTTCTACATTGAGAGAAGCTATGAAGTATTTAAGGGCTGAAAATGTTGTTGTCATCCGCCAGGGGAGCGGGACCTTTGTCAGTGCTGGTACAGGTATCGGGGAGGATCCTCTCGGACTGCACTTTACGGATCAGAAGTATCTTATTCAGAATCTGTTTGAAACCCGAATGTTAATTGAACCTCAGATTGCCGGACTGGCGGTGCAAAGGGCAACACCTCAGGATATTAAGAATCTTGAGAGATTAGTAGCGGAGATGGACCAGATTCAGATCAACAGCACCTCTACGGCAGAAATGGATGTTCAGTTCCATACTGCAGTAGCAGAATGCACCCATAATGAAGTACTCATTCGGGTGGTACCCATAATCAATGAATCCATCCGGCGGAGCCACGTAGAAACCCATAATGACCTGGAGAGCTTCAAGCGTGCAAAAAGAAGTCATAAAGGTATTTATAAAGCAATTGCCGACGGTAATTTTATGGAAGCGAAATTTCTTGCCGAACGGCATGTATGGGAAACACTAAATGATGTAAGGGAAAGGGAGGAACAAAAATGA
- a CDS encoding nucleoside recognition domain-containing protein, giving the protein MLNYLWAFMMLVGVLWGAFHGNLNGVTDGALTSAKDAVMLCITMLGIMSFWSGIMEVGRKSGLIERMSQKMSPILRFLFPRIPDEHPALEYISTNIIANILGLGWAATPAGLKAMEALKELEEKRRKGEVTGKYVAKPVPEGTANNEMCTFLIINISSLQLIPVNMIAYRSQYGSPNPMAVVGPALVATLISTIVGVTYCKLMDVGKN; this is encoded by the coding sequence ATGCTGAATTATTTATGGGCCTTCATGATGCTGGTGGGAGTCCTTTGGGGAGCTTTCCACGGGAATTTAAATGGTGTGACAGATGGGGCTTTAACCTCTGCAAAGGATGCTGTTATGCTGTGCATCACCATGTTAGGAATCATGTCTTTCTGGAGCGGAATCATGGAGGTCGGGCGGAAATCCGGATTGATTGAACGGATGTCACAAAAAATGAGCCCCATACTTCGGTTCCTTTTTCCACGGATTCCGGATGAACATCCGGCGCTTGAATACATCTCTACCAATATCATCGCTAATATCCTGGGGCTTGGGTGGGCGGCTACCCCGGCAGGACTTAAGGCAATGGAGGCTTTAAAGGAACTGGAAGAGAAGCGGAGAAAAGGAGAAGTTACCGGGAAGTATGTGGCAAAACCGGTTCCGGAAGGAACTGCGAATAATGAAATGTGTACGTTTCTTATCATTAATATTTCTTCTCTGCAGTTAATACCGGTTAATATGATCGCCTACAGAAGCCAGTACGGCAGTCCCAATCCAATGGCTGTGGTGGGGCCGGCTTTGGTGGCAACATTAATTTCTACGATTGTAGGTGTTACATATTGTAAGTTGATGGATGTAGGGAAGAATTAG